One Camelina sativa cultivar DH55 chromosome 3, Cs, whole genome shotgun sequence genomic window carries:
- the LOC104777623 gene encoding protein WEAK CHLOROPLAST MOVEMENT UNDER BLUE LIGHT-like 2, giving the protein MMDDDKVTNDLCLLPDLNVHNVHTSTPFGSIVYDSSICDLLNLEDGGDTPNLIPEHNPFLDSVAGHQEAESSPKVYIAPRVMINHQDSFSLDSRVDDYIEDARILPGSPGGIQDLDLTRLRVPGSPRAFVHPRSSGSPRFGSPTSPILIDTAAPFESVKEAVSKFGGITDWKAHKIQTIERRKTVDQELEKIQEDMPEYKKQAVVAEEVKQQVVMELERTRSVVQELKLELEKAEKEEQQARQDSDLAKLRVEEMEQGIADESSVASKAQLEVAKARHFSAVSELGSLKEEIDIMSKEYESLLREKDSAAKRAVDSVSEAKDVERKMEGFTIEVLATKELLESAHAAHLEAQEKKFDAAMARDQDVYHQEKELKMVEEEIERVRQQIDAADDVKRKLQTASLLQQDLRAEIAAYKDSNMGKRNNSDIQAAVDSARNELEEVKSNIEKANSEVKTLKIIVGSLQSELEREERDLSVSKQRNSEESREERCTEIAKKLQEATREAEEAKSLALAAREELRKAKEESEKAKTGYSAIESQLIEAKKEMEAARASEKLALAAIKALQETECANKIEDISSSPRSIIISVEEYYELSKKAHEVEEAANRKIAEIVSKIEVAKEEESRILENLEEVSRETAIRKVELQEAMGKVEKARDGKVVMDHELRKWRSENGNRSPEGGNKENLSKSKSALHKPTSFAFGEQGSSSSNVTTPETKKKKKRFSLLPKVFMFLSRKKSSNK; this is encoded by the exons ATGATGGATGATGATAAAGTTACAAATGACCTTTGTTTACTCCCTGATCTCAATGTCCATAATGTTCATACCTCGACGCCTTTTGGTAGTATCGTATACGATTCATCCATTTGTGATCTCCTAAACTTGGAAGATGGTGGAGATACGCCAAATCTTATACCGGAACATAATCCGTTTCTTGATTCTGTGGCTGGACATCAAGAAGCTGAGTCGTCTCCGAAGGTGTATATTGCACCAAGAGTCATGATAAACCATCAGGACTCGTTTTCGCTTGATTCTCGAGTAGATGACTATATCGAAGATGCAAGGATTTTGCCTGGCTCACCTGGAGGAATTCAAGATCTTGACCTCACACGTCTTAGAGTTCCTGGCTCACCAAGAGCTTTTGTGCATCCGAGATCTTCTGGATCCCCGCGTTTCGGGTCACCAACAAGTCCTATCTTGATCGATACCGCTGCACCGTTTGAATCGGTTAAGGAAGCAGTTTCCAAGTTTGGTGGGATCACAGACTGGAAAGCACATAAAATCCAGACAATTGAG AGACGGAAGACTGTAGATCAAGAGCTTGAGAAGATACAAGAAGATATGCCTGAGTACAAAAAACAAGCGGTTGTAGCGGAAGAAGTGAAGCAACAGGTGGTGATGGAGCTTGAAAGGACAAGGAGTGTTGTCCAGGAGCTAAAACTTGAGCTAGAAAAGGCTGAAAAAGAAGAGCAACAAGCGAGACAAGACTCTGATCTTGCAAAGCTGAGAGTGGAGGAAATGGAGCAAGGGATAGCTGATGAGTCGAGTGTTGCATCAAAAGCTCAGCTCGAGGTGGCTAAAGCGAGGCATTTCTCAGCGGTTTCTGAGTTAGGATCTTTAAAAGAAGAGATAGATATAATGTCTAAGGAGTATGAATCTCTCTTGAGGGAAAAAGATTCCGCTGCGAAAAGAGCTGTGGATTCAGTTTCGGAAGCTAAAGATGTAGAGAGGAAAATGGAAGGTTTCACTATAGAGGTACTTGCCACTAAGGAGTTGTTGGAGTCAGCTCATGCGGCTCATCTTGAAGCACAAGAAAAGAAATTTGATGCAGCCATGGCCAGGGACCAAGACGTTTATCATCAGGAGAAGGAACTCAAAatggttgaagaagagattgagaggGTTAGACAACAGATTGATGCAGCTGATGATGTGAAAAGAAAACTACAGACTGCTTCTTTACTTCAGCAAGATTTGAGAGCCGAAATAGCGGCTTACAAAGACTCAAACATGGGAAAGAGAAACAACAGTGACATACAAGCAGCTGTTGATTCGGCGAGGAATGAGCTTGAAGAAGTTAAATCAAACATTGAGAAAGCAAACTCAGAGGTGAAAACGTTGAAGATAATTGTTGGATCATTGCAGTCAGAACTCGAAAGGGAGGAGAGAGATTTATCAGTTTCTAAACAGAGAAACAGCGAAGAATCAAGAGAGGAGAGATGCACAGAAATAGCCAAGAAGTTGCAAGAAGCGACCAGAGAGGCAGAGGAGGCAAAGTCACTTGCCCTAGCTGCTCGAGAGGAGCTGAGAAAGGCCAAGGAAGAGTCAGAAAAAGCGAAAACAGGATACTCTGCAATAGAGAGTCAGTTAATCGAGGCTAAAAAGGAAATGGAAGCAGCTAGAGCTTCAGAAAAGTTGGCCTTAGCTGCAATAAAAGCGTTGCAAGAGACTGAATGTGCTAACAAAATCGAAGACATTAGTAGTTCACCAAGAAGCATAATCATTTCAGTTGAGGAATATTACGAGCTAAGCAAGAAGGCACATGAGGTAGAGGAGGCAGCAAACAGGAAAATAGCGGAGATCGTCTCCAAGATCGAGGTGgctaaggaagaagaatcaagaatcttGGAGAATCTTGAGGAAGTGAGTAGAGAAACAGCTATAAGAAAAGTAGAGCTGCAAGAAGCAATGGGGAAAGTTGAAAAAGCTAGAGATGGGAAGGTTGTTATGGATCATGAGCTGCGAAAATGGAGGTCGGAAAACGGGAATAGGAGTCCCGAAGGGGGGAATAAGGAGAACTTAAGCAAGTCGAAATCGGCTTTACATAAACCAACATCGTTTGCGTTTGGTGAGCAAGGAAGCAGTAGTAGTAATGTGACGACCcctgaaacaaaaaagaaaaagaaaaggttctCTTTGTTGCCAAAGGTCTTCATGTTCTTGTCAAGGAAGAAGTCATCCAACAAGTGA
- the LOC104779153 gene encoding uncharacterized protein LOC104779153: MWRITKYTNTHVCVPNGECEMFKVPVIARLFLDKIREEPDYYMPLKMEQTIMEKWKISATRGQCQAARRKALAWIASEYDTQFERLRDYGAEILEANQGSVVEIDTVKNDAGHDVFKRFYVCFDVLRKTWKKTCRPLIGVDGCFLKEKIKGQLLVALGRDADNAIYPIAWSVVQVENTDNWSWFVNRLKIDLELGDGDGYIMVSDRQKGLIKAVELELPKIEHRKCVRHIYGNLKKTHPDKKQLKKLLWDLAWSYNTRDYEERLERIHAYDSKVYEDVMKTKPKTWCRAFHKIGSYCEDVENNSVESFNNTINKAREKPFVAMLETVRRLAMVRIAKRSAISYSHEGLCTPYVTRFLADEHKAASTCFVSPSTNGAYEVYLGYDKHRVCLNARTCTCMKFQICGIPCEHAYGLMIKKTLVAEDYVCEWFRTAKWRQNYTDGLVPQRGPRFWPSTGGENVYPPPKPDDEKIDKKRKKGVNESPTKKQPKQKKRIMHCGICGAADHNCRYHQKKKNKKNTTQVESSQGCLTQEK; this comes from the exons ATGTGGAGGATTACGAAGTACACGAACACCCATGTTTGTGTGCCTAATGGAGAATGTGAGATGTTTAAGGTCCCAGTCATAGCTAGGTTATTTCTTGATAAGATTAGAGAAGAACCAGATTATTACATGCCTTTAAAGATGGAACAGACCATAATGGAGAAGTGGAAGATATCAGCTACGAGAGGTCAATGTCAAGCTGCTAGGAGAAAGGCATTGGCATGGATAGCGAGTGAATATGACACTCAATTTGAACGTCTTCGAGACTATGGAGCTGAGATATTGGAAGCAAATCAAGGGTCTGTGGTAGAGATTGATACGGTGAAGAATGACGCTGGTCATGATGTGTTTAAGCGATTCTATGTCTGCTTTGATGTTCTTAGgaaaacatggaaaaaaaccTGCAGGCCACTAATTGGGGTTGATGGTTGCTTCTTGAAGGAAAAGATTAAGGGTCAGTTGTTGGTGGCTTTAGGAAGAGATGCAGACAATGCTATCTATCCAATAGCATGGAGTGTTGTTCAGGTTGAGAACACAGATAATTGGAGCTGGTTTGTGAATAGGCTGAAGATAGACTTGGAGTTAGGTGATGGAGATGGTTACATTATGGTTTCTGATCGccaaaag GGATTGATTAAGGCTGTTGAGTTAGAATTACCAAAGATTGAGCATCGTAAATGTGTTAGGCACATTTATGGTAACCTAAAGAAGACTCATCCAGACAAGAAGCAATTGAAGAAACTGCTTTGGGATCTAGCTTGGAGCTACAACACTAGAGATTACGAAGAGAGATTGGAGAGGATTCACGCATATGATAGCAAGGTCTATGAAGATGTCATGAAGACTAAACCAAAGACATGGTGTAGGGCATTCCACAAGATTGGCAGCTATTGTGAGGATGTTGAAAACAACTCAGTGGAGTCTTTCAACAATACAATCAACAAGGCGAGAGAGAAACCATTTGTGGCTATGTTGGAGACTGTTAGAAGGCTTGCCATGGTTCGAATTGCTAAACGGTCTGCTATTTCTTATTCACATGAAG GATTATGCACTCCTTATGTGACCCGTTTCCTTGCTGATGAGCATAAGGCAGCTTCTACATGCTTTGTATCTCCCAGCACAAATGGAGCGTATGAAGTTTACTTGGGATACGATAAACACCGAGTTTGTTTAAATGCCAGAACTTGTACCTGCATGAAGTTTCAGATTTGTGGAATCCCATGCGAACATGCTTACGGACTGATGATCAAGAAGACATTGGTAGCTGAAGACTATGTGTGTGAATGGTTCAGAACTGCTAAGTGGAGACAGAACTACACAGACGGGCTTGTTCCACAAAGAGGTCCACGCTTTTGGCCTTCCACTGGGGGTGAGAATGTGTATCCACCTCCAAAGCCGGACGATGAGAAGAtcgacaagaagaggaagaaaggtgTTAATGAGTCACCTACCAAGAAGCaaccaaagcaaaagaaaagaatcatgcaTTGTGGGATTTGTGGTGCAGCTGATCATAACTGTAGgtaccaccagaagaagaagaataagaagaatacaACACAAGTGGAATCTTCTCAAGGTTGTCTCACTCAAGAGAAATAA
- the LOC104777622 gene encoding photosystem I chlorophyll a/b-binding protein 5, chloroplastic, protein MAVVLRGGITGGFLHHRRDASSFMTRRISSVRAAGGGINPTVAVERPTWLPGLDPPPYLDGKLAGDYGFDPLGLGEDPESLKWYVQAELVHSRFAMLGVAGILFTDLLRTTGIRDLPVWYEAGAVKFDFASTKTLIFVQFLLMGFAETKRYMDFVSPGSQAKEESFFFGIEASLEGLEPGYPGGPLLNPLGLAKDIQNAHDWKLKEIKNGRLAMMAMLGFFVQASVTHTGPIDNLVEHLSNPWHKTIIQTLFTSAS, encoded by the exons atggCCGTTGTTTTACGTGGAGGCATCACCGGAGGATTTCTTCACCATCGTCGCGATGCTTCATCCTTCATGACTAGAAGAATCTCATCTGTCAGAGCCGCAGGAGGAGGCATCAATCCGACGGTGGCTGTTGAACGTCCCACGTGGTTACCTGGCCTCGACCCTCCTCCTTATCTTGATGGAAA GTTAGCTGGAGATTATGGTTTCGATCCACTCGGGTTAGGAGAGGATCCGGAAAGCTTGAAATGGTATGTTCAAGCAGAGCTTGTTCACTCTCGTTTCGCCATGCTCGGTGTTGCAGGAATACTCTTCACAGAT CTGCTTCGGACAACAGGGATTCGTGATTTACCGGTTTGGTATGAAGCTGGAGCTGTCAAATTTGATTTTGCTAGCACAAAAACACTCATTTTTGTACAGTTCCTACTTATGGG ATTTGCTGAGACTAAAAGGTATATGGATTTTGTCTCTCCGGGATCTCAAGCAAAAGAAGAATCTTTCTTCTTTGGAATTGAAGCATCACTCGAAGGCCTTGAGCCTGGATACCCCGGAGGACCGCTTTTGAACCCGTTAGGCTTGGCTAAGGACATTCAAAATGCTCATGACTGGAAGCTTAAAGAGATCAAGAATG GTCGTCTAGCAATGATGGCGATGCTCGGCTTCTTCGTTCAAGCCTCTGTGACTCACACTGGCCCTATAGATAACCTTGTGGAGCATCTCTCGAATCCGTGGCATAAGACCATCATTCAAACCCTCTTTACTTCTGCTTCTTAA
- the LOC104777627 gene encoding uncharacterized protein LOC104777627, with product MHAKTDSEVTSIAASSPARSPRRPVYYVQSPSRDSHDGEKTATSFHSTPVLSPMGSPPHSQSSMGRHSRESSSSRFSGSLKPGSRKVNPNDGSKRKGHGGEKQWKECAVIEEEGLLDDGDRDGGVPRRCYVLAFIVGFFILFGLFSLILYGAAKPQKPKITVKSITFETLKVQAGQDAGGVGTDMITMNATLRMLYKNTGTFFGVHVTSTPIDLSFSQIKIGSGSIKKFYQSRNSHSTVVVHVTGEKIPLYGSGSTLLPPAPPAPLPKPKKKKGAPVVIPDPPAPPAPVPMTLSFIVRSRAYVLGKLVQPKFYKKIECDINFEHKNLNKHIAITKNCTVTTV from the exons atgcacgCCAAAACTGATTCCGAGGTAACAAGCATCGCAGCTTCATCACCAGCCAGATCTCCACGTAGACCAGTCTACTATGTCCAATCACCGTCACGCGACTCTCACGACGGAGAAAAAACCGCGACTTCGTTTCACTCAACTCCGGTGCTTAGTCCTATGGGATCTCCTCCGCATTCTCAATCATCTATGGGTCGTCACTCTCGCGAATCGTCTTCTAGCCGATTCTCAGGCTCTCTGAAACCTGGATCTAGAAAAGTCAACCCTAACGACGGTTCTAAACGGAAAGGTCACGGCGGAGAGAAGCAGTGGAAAGAGTGTGCtgtgattgaagaagaaggtttgtTAGATGATGGTGATAGAGACGGTGGTGTTCCTCGTCGCTGCTATGTTTTGGCTTTCATCGTTggtttcttcattctctttggTCTCTTCTCTTTGATTCTTTACGGTGCTGCTAAACCTCAGAAACCTAAGATCACTGTCAAG AGTATAACGTTTGAGACGCTTAAGGTCCAAGCTGGTCAAGATGCTGGTGGTGTAGGAACTGATATGATCACAATGAACGCTACTCTGAGAATGTTGTATAAGAACACTGGAACATTCTTTGGTGTTCATGTTACCTCTACTCCTATTGATCTTAGCTTCTCTCAGATCAAAATCGGTTCCGGATCC ATCAAGAAATTTTATCAGTCAAGGAATAGTCACAGTACAGTGGTGGTGCATGTGACAGGAGAGAAGATTCCATTATATGGAAGTGGTTCGACTTTACTTCCACCGGCGCCTCCAGCTCCACTAcccaaaccaaagaagaagaaaggagctCCTGTTGTTATTCCTGACCCGCCAGCACCACCAGCACCGGTGCCAATGACGCTCAGTTTCATTGTTCGGTCACGGGCTTACGTGTTGGGGAAGTTAGTGCAGCCAAAGTTCTACAAGAAGATAGAGTGTGACATCAACTTCGAACACAAGAATCTTAACAAGCATATAGCCATCACCAAGAATTGCACCGTCACTACAGTTTGA